A single genomic interval of Helianthus annuus cultivar XRQ/B chromosome 13, HanXRQr2.0-SUNRISE, whole genome shotgun sequence harbors:
- the LOC110897573 gene encoding nudix hydrolase 23, chloroplastic, producing MLRHIQFLGSCSGFFFHRLKHHGSHQGLSFMSFSARTPLLTTSCFRQFRSSSIRSESNPDVASSSSSATFRPTGTSRRINFCQLCGGPTKHEIPDGEEKERAICTLCGKVAYENPKMVVGCLIEHDNSILLCKRKIQPSYGLWTLPAGYMEIGESATEGAIRETWEEAGAKVEIISPFAQLDIPLIGQTYIIFLAKLMTPHFSPGPESSECRLFALDDIPFESLSFSSMLVTLNLYVEDIKVGKPKFHYGIINKRPGTSPSDIHAYTLDYHLRK from the exons ATGCTCAGACACATACAATTTCTGGGTTCCTGTTCAGGGTTCTTCTTCCACAGATTAAAACACCATGGAAGCCATCAAGGTCTCTCCTTTATGTCATTCTCTGCAAGAACACCCCTTTTAACAACTTCTTGTTTTCGCCAATTTCGATCTTCTTCTATTCGTTCTGAATCAAACCCAGATGTAGCATCGTCTTCTTCTTCTGCCACTTTTAGACCAACT GGAACTAGCCGTAGAATTAACTTCTGTCAATTATGTGGGGGCCCTACGAAGCATGAGATTCCAGATGGTGAGGAGAAAGAAAGAGCTATTTGTACTCTTTGTGGAAAAGTTGCATACGAAAATCCAAAAATG GTGGTAGGTTGCTTAATTGAGCATGATAACAGTATCTTGCTATGCAAGCGGAAAATTCAACCTTCGTATGGTCTTTG GACACTTCCAGCCGGTTACATGGAGATTGGTGAGTCAGCTACCGAAGGGGCCATTAGGGAAACATGGGAAGAAGCAGGGGCTAAAGTGGAAATTATTTCCCCTTTTGCTCAATTAGACATCCCTCTCATAGGCCAA ACTTATATAATATTCTTGGCAAAATTGATGACGCCACATTTTTCACCGGGGCCCGAATCATCAGAATGCCGGCTTTTTGCGCTCGATGATATCCCTTTTGAATCTCTTTCGTTTTCATCAATGCTCGTCACCTTAAATTTG TACGTTGAGGACATCAAGGTTGGAAAACCGAAGTTTCACTACGGGATAATCAACAAGAG GCCCGGAACAAGTCCTTCAGATATTCATGCGTATACTCTTGACTATCATCTGCGGAAATGA